A portion of the Candidatus Pristimantibacillus lignocellulolyticus genome contains these proteins:
- a CDS encoding alpha/beta hydrolase-fold protein, whose product MTDARYLKRTILKSVITSNILPEGSRNLRIYLPPGYNEVLSYPVIYCQDGEDFFNFGRIATTAQELILDEGIEPFIIVGVDVDKSVRTSEYSPDGLKHQAYVDFFVEELLPYIEENYPVRTTPEERVIAGDSLGGTVSLHIALQNPDLFTRVMSMSGAFYDASQQIVLTLGDLEWLDIFMIVGLQEEAYETDTGVYNFVQLNRDMKHLLEERDAKIFYEEKDGRHQWGFWQKEVPAAIRYFIPEG is encoded by the coding sequence ATGACAGACGCTCGTTATTTAAAGCGTACGATCTTAAAAAGCGTGATTACAAGTAATATTTTACCCGAAGGAAGTCGTAACTTAAGAATTTACCTACCGCCAGGCTATAATGAAGTACTTAGTTATCCAGTCATCTATTGTCAAGATGGTGAAGATTTCTTCAACTTCGGTAGAATTGCAACAACCGCCCAAGAACTTATTCTAGATGAAGGGATTGAACCTTTCATCATTGTCGGTGTCGATGTTGATAAATCGGTTAGAACATCTGAATATTCACCCGATGGATTGAAACATCAAGCATACGTTGACTTTTTTGTCGAAGAATTGCTGCCTTATATTGAAGAGAACTACCCTGTCCGCACAACACCTGAAGAGCGAGTTATAGCTGGCGATTCACTCGGTGGTACGGTATCATTACACATTGCTTTACAAAATCCAGATTTATTCACACGAGTAATGTCTATGTCTGGAGCTTTCTATGATGCTTCGCAACAAATTGTCCTGACGCTTGGAGATTTAGAATGGTTAGACATTTTCATGATTGTTGGTTTACAAGAAGAAGCTTATGAAACTGACACAGGAGTTTATAACTTCGTGCAATTGAACCGTGATATGAAACATCTATTAGAAGAAAGAGATGCTAAAATCTTCTATGAAGAAAAAGATGGTCGTCATCAATGGGGTTTTTGGCAGAAAGAAGTGCCTGCAGCAATTCGCTACTTCATACCAGAAGGCTAA
- a CDS encoding transcriptional regulator, translating to MDRFTKRYEEWLAENIATENNPRRLEKLEKGLGHGTVEFLRTIWFPAVGNLNHLFPEWEVRDFNNGYRYLDLAFMPGGVKGGIEIQGYGPHARDLDVWRFKDLCRRHCLLALDGWTFLPIAYPSIVDEPQQCQQLVLSFIGKYLASNVPDNLSWLEAETVRFTRRLLRQITPLELTDHLRISDRHARRVLHNLVHLQILEISSGKKRARSYKVRM from the coding sequence ATGGATCGGTTTACAAAGCGATATGAAGAATGGTTAGCGGAGAATATTGCAACTGAGAATAACCCAAGAAGATTAGAAAAATTAGAAAAGGGCTTAGGTCATGGCACTGTTGAGTTTCTCAGAACAATATGGTTTCCTGCTGTCGGTAATTTGAATCATTTGTTTCCAGAGTGGGAGGTTCGCGATTTCAACAATGGTTATCGCTACTTGGATTTAGCATTTATGCCCGGTGGAGTAAAAGGAGGTATTGAAATTCAGGGATACGGACCTCATGCAAGAGATCTGGATGTGTGGCGTTTTAAGGATTTATGTAGACGACATTGTTTGCTTGCACTAGATGGATGGACTTTTTTACCGATTGCATATCCTTCAATTGTGGATGAGCCACAACAGTGTCAACAATTAGTGCTCTCTTTTATAGGTAAATATTTGGCTTCGAATGTTCCTGACAACTTGTCATGGTTGGAAGCTGAAACTGTGAGATTTACTAGACGCCTATTGCGTCAAATTACACCCTTGGAACTTACTGATCATTTACGGATCAGTGATCGTCATGCCAGACGAGTATTACATAACCTTGTTCACCTCCAAATACTTGAAATCTCGAGTGGTAAAAAGAGAGCCCGTAGCTATAAGGTGAGGATGTGA
- a CDS encoding low molecular weight phosphotyrosine protein phosphatase — MTKKTKVLFVCLGNICRSPMAEAVMRHFVENEKLSDVIEVDSAGTGDWHIGKQPHEGTRNLLDNKKISYTGMKARQIIASDEVDFQYIVCMDDQNLKDVQAVFNAAKVDGVKGKVITFMSLVDGADVTEVPDPYYTGNFEYVYELVEEGCRKLLEEIKQGL; from the coding sequence ATGACTAAAAAAACTAAAGTATTATTTGTATGTCTTGGTAATATATGCAGATCACCGATGGCTGAAGCGGTAATGCGTCATTTCGTAGAGAATGAGAAATTATCTGATGTGATCGAAGTTGATTCCGCAGGGACTGGAGATTGGCATATCGGTAAACAACCTCATGAAGGTACTAGAAATTTATTAGATAATAAGAAAATTTCATATACAGGTATGAAAGCTCGTCAAATTATTGCTTCAGATGAGGTGGATTTCCAATATATCGTATGTATGGATGATCAAAATTTGAAGGACGTACAAGCTGTGTTCAACGCTGCTAAAGTCGATGGCGTTAAAGGTAAAGTTATTACGTTTATGTCATTAGTTGATGGAGCAGATGTGACAGAAGTTCCGGATCCATATTACACGGGTAACTTTGAATATGTGTATGAGTTGGTGGAAGAGGGATGTAGAAAGTTGCTTGAAGAGATCAAGCAAGGTTTGTAA
- a CDS encoding thiamine diphosphokinase, which translates to MQSQISIICSGGQLGKWALPYINQEHYLIGADRGAQFLIENGFTPNIAIGDFDSVTKEQYDSIQQKSMEILSFDAIDKDYTDTELSFLHAIERGSTEIILLGGLGTRFDHSLGNIQLLSLALHKGIKACLIDAHNRIRLMHDTLIIQRDHYHYISLLPYSEIVTGITLEGFKYPLYDATIKKGESIGVSNELIDDAATIHIATGQLLVIQSND; encoded by the coding sequence ATGCAATCACAGATCAGTATTATTTGTAGTGGTGGTCAGCTCGGTAAATGGGCACTCCCCTATATTAACCAAGAACATTATCTTATTGGAGCAGACCGAGGTGCACAATTTTTAATAGAAAATGGCTTTACACCGAATATCGCGATTGGAGATTTTGATTCTGTAACGAAGGAACAATATGACAGCATACAACAAAAGAGCATGGAAATATTAAGTTTCGATGCCATTGATAAAGATTATACTGATACTGAACTTTCATTCCTACATGCTATAGAACGTGGTAGTACTGAAATAATATTACTAGGTGGTCTCGGAACAAGATTTGATCATTCGCTAGGCAATATTCAACTATTATCTTTAGCGCTTCATAAAGGTATAAAAGCTTGCTTAATCGATGCCCATAATCGAATTCGTCTCATGCATGACACATTGATCATACAGCGGGATCATTATCATTATATTTCTCTATTACCCTACTCTGAAATCGTCACAGGTATTACGTTAGAGGGATTTAAGTACCCGCTTTATGATGCAACCATTAAGAAGGGTGAATCCATCGGTGTCAGTAATGAACTTATCGATGATGCTGCAACTATCCATATCGCAACAGGCCAGTTACTAGTCATTCAATCTAATGATTAA